The Deltaproteobacteria bacterium nucleotide sequence GTGCGATGAGTGAAAGGTGCTGATGCCGAGCATCCTGCTGACAAACGATGACGGGGTGGATTCCCCGACGCTACCGCCGCTGGCGCGCGCGCTCGCCGGTCTGGCTGATGTGCGAACTGTCGTGCCGAACACCGAACGCAGTTGGATTGCGAAGGCGATCACACGCTTCGAGCCCTTGCGCCACCATCGGGCGGAGCGCGCTGGGATCGCGATCGAAACCGTAAGTGGCACGCCGGCCGACTGCGTGAGCCTCGCGGTGCATACGATCGACCCGCAACGGCCCGATCTGGTGGTGTCGGGCATCAATCTGGGGCTCAACTACGGGCTCGCGTTCTTGCTGTCGAGCGGCACCATTGGCGCGGCGATCGAGGCATGCCTGGCGGGCTTGCGAGCCGTCGCCATCTCGATGGCGATTCCTGCCGACGCCTACGGGTTGAGTGGCGCCCATCGCGCCGAGTTGCTGGGCGAACGAGTCGACACGGTCGCGGAGATTGCGGCCGACATCGTCGCGGATCTCATCGGCGAGGAGTTTCCCGCGGGCGTGGATCTCTTCTCAGTCAATCTTCCGGCCGAGGCGACGGTGCGCACCGCTCGCGTCGTGACCTCGGTGACGCGCTGCCGCTACGGCCGCATCTTCGTCCCGGGTCCGGAGAGCGACTACCTCCATCGCTTCAGCGCCCTCGAAGCAATCGCCGACGGCGGCGACATGGCGGTGGTGGATAGTGGCAAGGTGGCGATCACGCCGCTGTGTTTGGATCCGTCGACGACGATCCCGGCGCTGTTGCGAGCCCGGTTGGAACGAAGCTGACGCGCTTCGATTCAAATTCCGAAAGCCTTTGACCCATGCGCGCCCTCTCTTAGGGGGGCAATTCGCGAACTACAAGGTACCGAGAACTCAAGCGAGCCGATGGCGGCGCGATAGCCACGCCAGCGTTCGATGCCCCGCGCGCGTGGTCAGCAATCGCCGGGGCGTTTTCGGGCAGCGTCGTCGCCAGACGGTCATGATATTCGGATCGTGCAAAAGTTGCTCGGCCATCGCGATGTCACCAGACGGCACGTCTTGAGTAGCGAGGGATCGATCGACCCGCACGTGCTCAATCGCCGCGCGCATCGCGTACTGACCCCAACCGATCGGCTCTAGTCATTGGATGACGGGCGGACCCTGTGTGATTGGCTGTGACCCTCTCTCATCGAGGCTGGTGATAGAGGCCGCGAAACCCTTGCGAGAGTTGCACACTCGGCGCTATACGAGTCAGCCGTTGCAAGCAGCCGAACGACTAGGGAAACAGCTACGATGGGATTCGTGAGATCGCTGCGTGATAGGCTGACAACGTCTTGCAAGCTATCACGCGGCCCAGCGGACAGCCGAAGTACGTAAGCAGCTAGTTGAACTGACGGTCTCGATGAGAACCTTGGTCATCGCAAGTCTGGTTCTGACGACGATTTCGATGGGCTGTTCAGCGCCGCGGTACGTTCGCTTCAAGGAAGACACGATCGTACCCCAGGACGGATTCTTCGCGGACGGACATTGGTGGCGCGGACGCGTAGAGCGTGGATCGATCTGCAAGGAGAGCTTTCGTAAGGGCGCCGCCGTGTTCATTGAATGTCCGCTGGTCATTCACGAGGATCGCGTCGAGGAAGCGAAGAAGCCGCAGTGACACATCCTGTCCACTTTGGCCAGCCCAACAGGCCGCTGAAGCTGGCGGCCTCGGGGTTCAACGCCGCGGGAAGTCTTGACCCCACATGGATCGTCGTAGCGTCGTAAGCGGTCGCAGCTTAGCGGCCGTGCTTTAGGCCGCAACAGAACTCGCAATGGAGGTCGCCAGGTGTCGCTTGTAGTCTCAGTCTATACACGCGAGGGAATCGTGATGGCGGCAGACAGCCGCCTGACTTTGACATATCCCCGCACGGTGCCAGGTCAGCCACCGCACACCGTTTCGGTAACCTCCTCGGACAGCGCTAGAAAATTGTTCCTTACATCCAACCGGATTGGGATATCAACCTTCGGTGTGGCACCCGTCAACGGTGCTCCAATCGGCGGGGTGATCGAATCGTTCATCGTAGAGAAGCTGAGGGAGCAAGGCCTTCCGCCGAAGGAGAC carries:
- the surE gene encoding 5'/3'-nucleotidase SurE; the encoded protein is MLMPSILLTNDDGVDSPTLPPLARALAGLADVRTVVPNTERSWIAKAITRFEPLRHHRAERAGIAIETVSGTPADCVSLAVHTIDPQRPDLVVSGINLGLNYGLAFLLSSGTIGAAIEACLAGLRAVAISMAIPADAYGLSGAHRAELLGERVDTVAEIAADIVADLIGEEFPAGVDLFSVNLPAEATVRTARVVTSVTRCRYGRIFVPGPESDYLHRFSALEAIADGGDMAVVDSGKVAITPLCLDPSTTIPALLRARLERS